The following proteins come from a genomic window of Eubalaena glacialis isolate mEubGla1 chromosome X, mEubGla1.1.hap2.+ XY, whole genome shotgun sequence:
- the RAP2C gene encoding ras-related protein Rap-2c isoform X1, producing the protein MREYKVVVLGSGGVGKSALTVQFVTGTFIEKYDPTIEDFYRKEIEVDSSPSVLEILDTAGTEQFASMRDLYIKNGQGFILVYSLVNQQSFQDIKPMRDQIVRVKRYEKVPLILVGNKVDLEPEREVMSSEGRALAQEWGCPFMETSAKSKSMVDELFAEIVRQMNYSSLPEKQDQCCTTCVVQ; encoded by the exons ATGAGGGAATACAAGGTAGTGGTGTTAGGGAGCGGAGGGGTTGGCAAATCTGCCCTGACTGTGCAGTTTGTCACTGGGACTTTCATTGAGAAATATGACCCCACCATTGAAGATTTCTACCGCAAAGAGATCGAAGTGGACTCTTCCCCCTCCGTGCTGGAAATTCTGGACACCGCAGGAACTGAGCAGTTTGCCTCCATGAGAGATCTCTACATCAAAAACGGCCAAGGTTTCATCCTGGTTTATAGTCTGGTTAATCAACAGTCTTTTCAG GATATCAAGCCAATGAGAGATCAGATTGTCAGAGTGAAGAGATATGAAAAAGTCCCACTGATCCTAGTAGGAAATAAAGTGGATCTGGAACCAGAAAGAGAGGTTATGTCTTCAGAAGGCAGAGCTCTGGCTCAAGAATGGGGCTGTCCTTTCATGGAGACATCGGCAAAAAGTAAATCAATGGTGGATGAACTTTTTGCCGAGATCGTCAGGCAAATGAACTATTCTTCCCTGCCCGAGAAGCAAGATCAGTGTTGTACAACTTGCGTTGtccagtaa
- the RAP2C gene encoding ras-related protein Rap-2c isoform X2, protein MRDLYIKNGQGFILVYSLVNQQSFQDIKPMRDQIVRVKRYEKVPLILVGNKVDLEPEREVMSSEGRALAQEWGCPFMETSAKSKSMVDELFAEIVRQMNYSSLPEKQDQCCTTCVVQ, encoded by the exons ATGAGAGATCTCTACATCAAAAACGGCCAAGGTTTCATCCTGGTTTATAGTCTGGTTAATCAACAGTCTTTTCAG GATATCAAGCCAATGAGAGATCAGATTGTCAGAGTGAAGAGATATGAAAAAGTCCCACTGATCCTAGTAGGAAATAAAGTGGATCTGGAACCAGAAAGAGAGGTTATGTCTTCAGAAGGCAGAGCTCTGGCTCAAGAATGGGGCTGTCCTTTCATGGAGACATCGGCAAAAAGTAAATCAATGGTGGATGAACTTTTTGCCGAGATCGTCAGGCAAATGAACTATTCTTCCCTGCCCGAGAAGCAAGATCAGTGTTGTACAACTTGCGTTGtccagtaa